A segment of the Pseudoalteromonas sp. DL-6 genome:
CGTATTGTCACACTAGAAGTAACCGGTAAAGCACTGGATACTCATCAGCTAGCGAAAAACATGGAAAAGTGGCAACTAGATGGTCGCGATGTCAGTTTACTGATTGGCGGACCTGAAGGATTAGCCCCAGAGTGTATTGCAGCCTCTGAGCAGAAGTGGTCGTTATCAAATTTAACACTTCCGCATCCCTTAGTACGTATTATTGTAGCTGAAAGTCTTTACAGAGGCTGGAGCTTAAATAACAACCACCCTTATCATCGCGAGTAGTTTCTTGCCATGCTAAAACGAAGACCCACTATTCGCGACCACTCAGCAGAAGCTAATTTATTTGCTCGGCGTGCATTTGTGGGTTTTATTTTTATATTAGCCTTAGTAGCCATATTATTGTCTAACTTGTACACCATTCAAGTTGACGACCACCAAGATTATCAAACTCGCTCTAACGATAACCGCATAAAAGTAATTCCGATTGCACCTAATCGCGGACTTATTTACGACCGCAACGGTGTTTTACTGGCTGAAAACAAGCCCGTTTATAACCTTGAAGTGATCCCCGAAGAAGTTGACGATTTAACTGCCTCCTTAAAATCTGTTAGTAAAATTATTGATATTACCGAGCAGCAGCAAGCTGATTTCCTTGATGATATAAAGCACACTCGCCGCTTTAAAAGCCAAGTTCTTAAAGCTCGCTTAAATGAAAACGAAGTAGCGATGTTTTCAGTAAACCAACATAAATTCCCAGGGTTTAGTATTGAAGCGCGTTTAGCCCGTTATTACCCGTTTGGAGACACCTTAACCCATGCCTTAGGCTATGTTGCTAAGCTCAATAAAAAAGAATTAAACAAGCTTGAGCAACAAGATGAAGCCACCAATTATAGAGCGACCCATGATATTGGCAAACTGGGTATCGAAAAATACTACGAGCCATTACTTCATGGCCAGGTCGGCTCACAGCGAGTTGAAGTAAATAACCGTGGTCGTATTATTCGCACCTTGAGTATGGATCCACCGCAGCCGGGGGACGATTTAGTACTTACTCTCGATATTGGTTTACAACAAATAGCCCAACATTCACTTAAAGATATGCGCGGCGCTATTGTGGTTATGGATGCAAAAGATGGCGGCGTTTTAGCGCTGTATTCAAACCCAAGCTATGATCCTAATTTATTTGTGCACGGTATTAGCAGTAAAGACTATAAAGCCCTGCTTAACCCTGATCGCCCGCTTATAAACCGTACCACCCAGGGGCGCTACGCACCAGCATCGACTATTAAACCGCACATGGCTATTTTGGCATTAGAAGAAAACATAGTACAAGAGACCACCACCATGTGGGATCCCGGTTTTTTTCAAATACCCAATGTAGAGCATAGATGGCGAGACTGGCGACGTTGGGGCCATGGCCATGTTGATGTTTACAAAGCAATAGAAGAGTCATGCGATACTTATTTTTACGATGCAGCCTATCGCATGGGGATCACCAAAATAAGTAACTTTATGGCACGTTTTGGTTTTGGTGAGCTCTCAGGCATTGATATTCATGAAGAAACAACCGCTATTTTGCCCTCAAAAGAATGGAAAGAAGATCGTTTCAAAGAGTCATGGTGGCGTGGTGATACTATTTCTGTAGGGATTGGCCAAGGTTATTGGACTGCCACCCCAATTCAAATAGCCAACGCGACTAATATTTTAGTTAACCGGGGAATAAATCATCCTCCTCACTTAGTGCAAGTGGCTAAAAAAGAAGACCAGATCACCCAGCTCAATAATGAAGAGAAGCCACCTGTTGTTCTCAATAATGAGGATAACTGGCGCATCGCTATTGATGCTATGCATAACACGGTTAAAAAGACCACCGGTACAGCACACCCTGCGTTTAAAGGAGCTACCTACGACCCTGCAGGCAAAACAGGTACAGCTCAAGTGGTCAGTATTGCTCAAGGTGAGCGTTACGATGCCGATGCACTCAAAGAGCGCCAACGCGATAACGCCATTTACGTCGGTTTTGCCCCTTACAACAATCCACAAATTATAGTCTCTATTGTGGTAGAGAATACCGGTGGGGGTAGCTCTGTAGGTGCCCCCATTGCGCGCCAATTAATGGATTATTATTTTGCAGCTAACCCAATTCAATCCTCAGGGAGTAAAGTACCATGACGGCTTTACATAATAAGCGTTCTATTTGGCTGCGCCTGCATATCGACTTGCCACTGTTAATTGCTTTATTACTGATGATGGCTGGCAGTATCACCATAGTTTATAGTGCCTCTGGCCAAGATTCGGCCATGATGATCCGCCATATAACCCGTATGGCTGGTGCAATTATTGGCATGTTTGTTTTAGCGCAAATCCCACCTACGACCTTAAAACGCTTAGTCATTCCCATGTATTGCTTGGGACTACTTATGTTAGTTGGGGTACTTCTATTTGGTGTAAGTTCTAAAGGGGCTCAACGCTGGTTAGATTTAGGTATTACCCGCTTTCAACCCTCTGAATTAATGAAACTAGCGGTTCCAATGATGGTTGCTTGGTATATTGGCCGTCACCATTTACCCCCTCGTCCGCTGCATTTAGTGATTGGCTTTGCCATTGTTATGCTGCCTACCCTACTTATTAAGGAACAACCTGATTTGGGCACCTCAATTTTGATTGCCAGCTCGGGTGTGTTTGTATTGTTTTTATCTGGTTTGAGTTGGCGTTTAATTGGCTTTTTAAGCTCTATTGTGGCCTTAGCTGCATGGCCTTTTTGGCACTATGGTATGCACGATTATCAAAAACAACGCGTTTTAACTTTTTTAGATCCTGAGAGCGATCCGCTTGGTTCTGGCTATCATATTATTCAATCAAAAATAGCGATTGGCTCAGGCGGTATTGAAGGCAAAGGCTGGTTGCAAGGCACACAATCGCAGCTAGAATTTTTACCTGAGCGACATACCGACTTTATTTTTTCTGTACTGAGTGAAGAGTTTGGCTTATTTGGTGTATGTGTTTTACTTAGTTTGTACTTATTCATCATTGGCCGTGGATTATTTATTGCAGTTAATGCACAAGAGGCCTTTGGCAAGTTACTCGCAGGTTCACTTACACTGACATTTTTCGTTTATATTTTTGTAAACATAGGCATGGTCTCGGGTCTATTACCAGTTGTAGGCGTCCCCTTACCATTAATTAGTTATGGCGGCACCTCAATGGTGACCTTGATGGCTGCGTTTGGCATTATTATGTCGATTGCCACAGAAAAAAGGATGCTCTTAAAATAATGCGCCTTTATAAACAGTTTATAATTATTACTCTGATCAGTTTCTTTTTAAGCGCCTGTAGTAGTTCAAATAGCCGTTACAGTATGCGCCATGATGCCGCACCACTGCGGGCACCGACCGAATTAGAAATGCAAGATGCTATTGTTACTCAAGTAATAAAAAGCGCTAGCACCACACGCCCTTACGAAGTGTTGGGCAAACGTTATACCCCTATGCTCGATGAAACCGGTTATTCAGAAACTGGCATTGCTTCATGGTATGGCCGAAAGTTTCATGGGTATCACACCTCTAATGGCGAAATTTACGATATGTTCGCCATGACGGCAGCCCATAAAACCTTACCATTACCGAGTTTTGTACGCGTAACAAATACAGCCAATGGCCAATCTGTTATAGTACGGGTTAATGATCGTGGACCCTTTCATGATGATAGAATCATTGATCTTTCCTATGCTGCGGCCTACAAACTTGGCTACCACAAATACGGTACAGCACAGGTTAAGCTAGAAGCGATTACTCTTGCAGATACCCATGCGCGAAAAACCTACGTTCAAGTAGCAGCGGGCAGTACCTTAGCCAATATAGAGGCATTGGCACAGACACTACGAGAGCAGTATAAATTACCAACAAATATCGTCGAAAAAGATGCTATTTATAGATTGCACTTAGGGCCAATAAAAGATGCCCATCACGCGCAACAAGTATTAGAAACACTAAAACAAAATCAATTTCAAAACGCGTTCTTGCTTTACACTCAGTAAGCCCTTTAGAATAGGGAGAATGCATATTTTTAACTTTAACCATTAATGAGTATGATGAAATCTATTAAACATAAAATTCTTACTGGTGTTTGCGGCTTAGTTTGTTCTGCCGCCGTTTTTTCAGCCACCGCACAAATTATTCCAGCCCCTCCTCAAGTTAATGCTAAAGGTTACTTTTTGGTGGATTTCACCACAGGTAAAGTGATTGCAGAAGGTGAAGCCGATACAAAACTTGCCCCTGCTAGCTTAACTAAAATGATGACTAGTTACGTAATTGGTACAGAAATTAATGCAGGTAATATAGCACCTACCGATATGGTGACTATCAGCGAAAAAGCATGG
Coding sequences within it:
- the rlmH gene encoding 23S rRNA (pseudouridine(1915)-N(3))-methyltransferase RlmH, producing the protein MKIQMIAVGTKMPAWVETGFAEYQRRFPKDMALELIEIPAGKRGKNADIKRILHTEGEKTLAAIPKGNRIVTLEVTGKALDTHQLAKNMEKWQLDGRDVSLLIGGPEGLAPECIAASEQKWSLSNLTLPHPLVRIIVAESLYRGWSLNNNHPYHRE
- the mrdA gene encoding penicillin-binding protein 2 codes for the protein MLKRRPTIRDHSAEANLFARRAFVGFIFILALVAILLSNLYTIQVDDHQDYQTRSNDNRIKVIPIAPNRGLIYDRNGVLLAENKPVYNLEVIPEEVDDLTASLKSVSKIIDITEQQQADFLDDIKHTRRFKSQVLKARLNENEVAMFSVNQHKFPGFSIEARLARYYPFGDTLTHALGYVAKLNKKELNKLEQQDEATNYRATHDIGKLGIEKYYEPLLHGQVGSQRVEVNNRGRIIRTLSMDPPQPGDDLVLTLDIGLQQIAQHSLKDMRGAIVVMDAKDGGVLALYSNPSYDPNLFVHGISSKDYKALLNPDRPLINRTTQGRYAPASTIKPHMAILALEENIVQETTTMWDPGFFQIPNVEHRWRDWRRWGHGHVDVYKAIEESCDTYFYDAAYRMGITKISNFMARFGFGELSGIDIHEETTAILPSKEWKEDRFKESWWRGDTISVGIGQGYWTATPIQIANATNILVNRGINHPPHLVQVAKKEDQITQLNNEEKPPVVLNNEDNWRIAIDAMHNTVKKTTGTAHPAFKGATYDPAGKTGTAQVVSIAQGERYDADALKERQRDNAIYVGFAPYNNPQIIVSIVVENTGGGSSVGAPIARQLMDYYFAANPIQSSGSKVP
- the rodA gene encoding rod shape-determining protein RodA, which gives rise to MTALHNKRSIWLRLHIDLPLLIALLLMMAGSITIVYSASGQDSAMMIRHITRMAGAIIGMFVLAQIPPTTLKRLVIPMYCLGLLMLVGVLLFGVSSKGAQRWLDLGITRFQPSELMKLAVPMMVAWYIGRHHLPPRPLHLVIGFAIVMLPTLLIKEQPDLGTSILIASSGVFVLFLSGLSWRLIGFLSSIVALAAWPFWHYGMHDYQKQRVLTFLDPESDPLGSGYHIIQSKIAIGSGGIEGKGWLQGTQSQLEFLPERHTDFIFSVLSEEFGLFGVCVLLSLYLFIIGRGLFIAVNAQEAFGKLLAGSLTLTFFVYIFVNIGMVSGLLPVVGVPLPLISYGGTSMVTLMAAFGIIMSIATEKRMLLK
- a CDS encoding septal ring lytic transglycosylase RlpA family protein — encoded protein: MRLYKQFIIITLISFFLSACSSSNSRYSMRHDAAPLRAPTELEMQDAIVTQVIKSASTTRPYEVLGKRYTPMLDETGYSETGIASWYGRKFHGYHTSNGEIYDMFAMTAAHKTLPLPSFVRVTNTANGQSVIVRVNDRGPFHDDRIIDLSYAAAYKLGYHKYGTAQVKLEAITLADTHARKTYVQVAAGSTLANIEALAQTLREQYKLPTNIVEKDAIYRLHLGPIKDAHHAQQVLETLKQNQFQNAFLLYTQ